One window from the genome of Nicotiana sylvestris chromosome 9, ASM39365v2, whole genome shotgun sequence encodes:
- the LOC138878380 gene encoding uncharacterized protein: MPTGRLAKWQILLTKFDIVYVTRTAMKTQALADHLAENTVDDEYQPSNTYFPDKEVNSVEAISEDTNAWKMFFDGAVNAKGVGIGAILISPTGQHYPATARLRFFCTNNTTEYETCIMGMNMAIDQDLIMRYSDLIIQQAQGEWETRDVKLIPYRQHVKDLRKRFTSIEFRYIPHCHNELADMLATLASMLPYPGNAHIDPLEIQIKERHGYCNTVEAEPNIHPWCSPRQPCKSRCSQKKTAQNAINSFAVTINPKGKFSSKILAAFY, encoded by the exons atgcctactgggaggttagcgaagtggcagatcctgctcacgaaatttgacatagtctatgtcactcgcactgCAATGAAaacccaggcgttagcagatcatttggctgaaaatacggtcgatgatgaataccaaccttcGAACACTTACTTCCCGGATaaagaggtaaattcagttgaggcaatatctgaagacaccaatgcttggaaaatgttcttcgatggtgCAGTAAACGCAAagggtgttggaattggggcaatcttgatctcacccactggtcagcattatccggccaCAGCTAGGcttcggtttttctgcacaaacaacaccacCGAGTATGAAACCTgtattatgggtatgaacatggcaatcgaccaagatttAATCATGAGATACTCGGATCTGATTATCCaacaagctcaaggagaatgggaaacccgagatgtcaagcttattccttataggcAACATGTGAAAGATCTTCGCAAGAGATTCacgtcaatagagttcaggtacatccctcaTTGCCATAACGAACTGGCTGATATgcttgctactttggcctcgatgctgccatacccaggcaatgcccacattgatcccttggaaatccaaatcaaggaaaggcATGGCTACTGTAATACGGTTGAGGCAGAACCAAATATTcatccatg gtgcagcCCAAGGCAACCGTGCAAAAGCAGGTGCAGCCAAAAGAAAACTGCGCAAAATGCTATAAACAGCTTTGCAGTAacaatcaatccaaaagggaagttttcctccaaaattcttgctgcattttattga